The following proteins are encoded in a genomic region of Synechococcus sp. CBW1002:
- the psaJ gene encoding photosystem I reaction center subunit IX, which produces MKKFLTTAPVFAAIWFTITAGIMIEFNRFFPDLLFHPL; this is translated from the coding sequence ATGAAGAAATTCCTGACCACCGCTCCGGTGTTCGCGGCCATCTGGTTCACGATCACCGCCGGCATCATGATTGAGTTCAATCGCTTCTTCCCTGATCTGCTGTTCCACCCCCTCTGA